A region of the Apium graveolens cultivar Ventura chromosome 6, ASM990537v1, whole genome shotgun sequence genome:
CCCCATTTTTAACACACCAAAAGAAGTTAGAGTTTAGGAGCAGAGATGAAGTCAGATCATTATGTCTAAGCTTTAGGAAGCTCCTGACCATAGGGGAGGCACCACTTACCAACGTAATGGAATGCAAGTAATATTGAACAGCAGACCCATGCCTGTCCCTTAACATGATATTCCAAAGCTTATCTCTTTCCACATAACATCTCCACCACCACTTTGAGAGCAAAGATAGATTTTTAAATATTAGTGATGATATTCCAAGACCTATAGCTTCCTTCCTTACACACACTTTATCCCAACCAACCAGGTGATGTTTTCTAATACTGCGATCATGGCCCCATAAGATGCCTTTACGTGTACGTTCAAACTCATTGATTACAGTTATAGGGATACAGAAAAGGCTAAACCAATATGTTGGTAAGCTATCCAATGTTGTCTTAATACGGATGACACGAGAATCAAAATCCCACGAGTGCCactttttttttttaatttagacACTAGGGGTTCCCAATATTGATTAGAATTAGGAGATAGGCTTATTTTGGAACCTGGATACCTTATATGCCCCTCTCCAACGTTGCACTTAAGAATTGAAGCCCAATCCATAAGGTTTTGTGTATGTTAATAAAGCCAAAGATACTACTCTTATTGTAGTTAACTTTTAGACCAGAAAAAAGTTGAAAATAGTATAGCAACGTTCTAACATCCTTCACTGAATTGGTTGTATTATGAATAAACAAAATGACATCATCTGCGTACTGTGAGTGGGTGATCCTTCCAAGATTAGAAGACCAAAAAACCccttgaaaaataacctttgaaTTTGCAGTCTCCAGAAGATTGGATAACACTTCACCAACTAAATATTAAAGAGAAGGGGGGATATGGAATCCCCTTGCCGAAGACCTTTCCGAGGGCTAAATTCTTCAGTTGGACTACCATTCACTAGAATCGAAATAGATGCAGTTGTAAAGATGAATTTGATCTAATTCACCCATGTTGAATTAAAATTCATTGCTTCTAAAGTGCAAAACAAGAAGTCCCAGTTTATCCTATCAAACTCCTTTTCAAAATCAATCTTAAAGACCAAGCCTTTACAGTACTATCTGACAAGTATAGGAGATATATGGGAGAAGTATATACATTTGTATTAGCTTTACAtatatttatacacagcacattATACCGATAGAATTACAAAGTTTATAACTTAGGAACTGATATTTACGAAACTCTATAACAGACTAACCAATATAGCTATCACATAAGAGATAACTACTGCACTCATATATCTTTATCATGCCCCCGCAAGTTGGACGGTCGGAGGGACAGACCAATCTTAGACATGAGCATCTGCAATCGAGGTCGAGACAAGGGCTTGGTTAATGCATCTGCAAGCTGGTCATCATTTGCTACTGGTACAACACGTAAAGTACCAGCTTGAACACGTTCACGAATAAAATGATAATCAACACCAAGATGCTTCATTCGGGATTGAAATACTAGATTTGCACTAAGTTTGGTAGCACCGATATTGTCACAATAGATGACTGGTTGATTTGGACATGACACACCAAGTTCACACAGTAAATGAGTAACCCAAGCAAGCTCAGCTGCGGTTTGTGCAACAGAACGATACTCTGCTTCGGTGGAAGAACGAGCAACATATTTTTGTTTCTTAGAGCTCCAAGAAATAGCATTTTTGCCCATAAATACAATGTATGCACCAGTGGATTTATAGTCATCAATATCACCTGCCCAATCTGCGTCAGAGAATGCATGAAGAGAAAGTGAAGACCCTGTGTATAGAGTTAAACCCAGTTCAACAGTGCCTTTAAGATAGCGAAGTAAACGTTTTAGAGCCTGCCAATGCAAAGTAGTAGGACGATGCATAAATTGGGATAATTTATTCACAGCAAAAGCAATGTCTAACCGAGTTAGTAAGAGATATTGCAATCCCCCAACCAAAGCACGATATTCAGTAGGATTGTGCAGGATAGTTCCAGCTTCTAAAGTGAGTTTAACATTTAGATCCAAGAGAGAACTGACGGGTTTGGCTTCCGACATAGATGCACGTCGAAGCAAGTCAATGATATATTGCCGTTGGCTTAGAAATAAGCCACGAAAACAAGGTTGCACCTCCACCCCCAAGAAGTAGTTTAACTCACCAAGGTCCTTCAGAGAAAATCGCAGAGCAAGCTGATTAATAAACTTTGATACAGTACTGGAGCATGGGCCTGTGATTATGATGTCGTCTACATATACAAGGACATATATGGGTGTCTGCGTatcttttttaaaaaataacgAAGTATCCATGACTGAGTTTGTGAAGCCACTATTAAGAAGAAAATTTTGAAGTTCATTATACCAAGCTCGAGGTGCTTGTTTCAAACCGTAGATTGTTTTACGTAAATGACATACATAATGAGGTTTCTCTTGGTCAACAAACCCTGCAGGTTGAGCCATGTAGACATCTTCAGTTAAGGTTCCTTGTAAAAAGGCATCGTTGATGTCAAGTTGCCTTAAGTTCCATCCATTTGAGACAGCAAGAGTGAGTAGTATACGTACAGTTGATGGTTTAATGACAGGACTAAATGTTTCTGTATAGTCCAGGCCAGGGCGTTGATGAAACCCTTTAGCCACCAAGCGAGCCTTCAGCCGGTCAATCTGTCCATCTTTTGTGTATTTAGTCCGAAAAACCCACTTACAGCCAACTAAATTCTGAGATGGAGAAGGAGGGACAAGCTCCCATGTATCATTGTCAACAAGAGCTTTATATTGTAATTCCATTGCATTCTTCCATCCTGGGTCAACAAGGGCTTGCTTAACAGTTGAAGGCTCAACTGATGTACGTTGGGCAGAGAGATTTAATTTATTAATGGGTTTAAAGATATTATTTTTGCTCGTGTTGTGAAGGAGTGAGTTGGAGCAAGAGGAGGAGGTGGTGTAGGTTGGTCCATTTGATTGCTGGACAGAATATTTTGTTGAGTAGATTGATTAACAATGTGACTAGGTGATGATGGAGAATCTTCAAAATTAGTGGAAGATTGTACATTGGATGGGGATACAGGAATGGCAAGGTTAAAGTTACACCATTCGTCTAATATAGCACGTGGCGGAGGTGCGGAATTATTAGTAGCGAATGGGTAAACATCCTCGATAAACCGAACATGGCGAGATGAGTATACGCGAAAAGTAATAGGATCGAGGCAGAGATAGGCATGTTGGGCAGGGAGGTATCCAATAAAAACACAAGCAATAGACTTGGGTGCCAATTTGTGAGGAGTGTATGGCCGAAACCACGGATAACAGAGACATCCAAAATTATGAAGATTATCATATTTGGGTTTGATGCCAAATAGAGTATGATAGGGAGATTGATTTTGAAGAGTGGGAGTTGGCATTCTATTAATTAAGTACACGGCTGTTTGGATAGCAACAGACCAAAATTTGAGAGGCATAGATGCATGAGTAAATAGATGCATGAGTAAGGAGTGCAAGACTAGTCTCTACTATATGTAGGTGTCTACGTTCGGCATATCCGTTGTGTTGAGGAGTATGAGGAGGACTTGTGAGGTGAGAAATACCATGATGAGAAAGAAAGGGAGTTAATTTCTGAAATTCGCCACCATTGTCAGAATATAAAGTTTTAATTGACTTACTGAATTGTTTTTCCACAAGGGCTTTGAAGTTTGGAAATATAGTTGCAGTGTCTGATTTATTTTTCATAGGATAGATCCATATATATTTGGTATAATGATCCACAAACACtacataatatttaaaattatcaAAAGAATATATTGGAGATGACCAAACATCACTAAAGATAACTTCAAGAGGAGATGATGTAGTAAGTGTAGATATGCCAAAAGGAAGTTTATGACTTTTATTGATCAAACATGAATTACAATGAGAATCACGACTATGAGAAATTTCTAAACTAGAGAGCAATTGCTTAAATGTTGAAATTGATGGATGTCTTAGACGATGATGCCAGTCAACTTGTTTGGTGGCGTGGAAGACTCGAGATGGTTGAGTAAGAGATTTTGGCCACTCATAAACTCCGTCCTTAGATGGCCCTTTAAAAATTATTTCCCCCATACTACGCTCCTTGATGCAAAAGAGAGATGATGAGAACTCAATAGTCACATTATTATCAAGGCAAAATTGATAGATAGAAATTATATTTTTGTGCATAGAGGGAACACATAGAACATTATTTAAAGAAAATGACTTTAGAGGAAGAAGGGAGAAGAGTAGAACCAATGTGAGAGATGGGAAGACCAGAGCCGTCGCCAATAACAATTTCATCTGTACCATCATAAGGAGAGTGAAGAGATAAGTTTGCCAAGTCTGTTGTGACATGGTGGCTTGCGCCGCTATCTAGTAACCAACCCGGAGTTCGTTGTGAAGATGATACATCTTGGACACCAGTAGAGATATTTGCCGTGACAACATTAGCATGTGGAGTGTTAGTGCAGAAGCTGCGGGGAGGCAAGGTAATAGATGGATGCACTTCTCTGAAACTTGGGCAATAGGCAAGAACATGGCCCTTTACATTGCACCACTGACATTTACCAGCAAAAGGCTTGAAGTGCTTAGGCGGTTGAGGACTGTTCGAGATGGCAAGAGGAGGCGATGAACGTTGCGCCAAACAATTCTGGCCATAGTTGGGATTCCAGCGAGTGTTAGTAGGATGTGCAGTAGCCGGAAAAATAGGAGAGTTTTCACATGCAATAGCCGCATTAATGAGAAGTTCCTTGTTGATGAGCTTCTCGTGTAGCtcttcaaaggaaattggggtATCACGCGCATGGACAACATCGATAACAGATTGGAAGCTGGGATCAAGACCATCAAGAACTCGATCAAGAACATCCTCGTGAGGAATTATAGTACCTAAAAGAGTAAGTTCATCCACAATACGCTTTAGCTGTTGCATAAAATCAGAAATAGAAAGAGTACCCTTGGAAATTTGTCGTAGTTGCGCCTTGAGTTGTTTGACATGACCACGAGATGGATTAGCATAAGTGTTTGCAAGTATGTCCCAAGCAGCTTTTGTAGTAGATGCACGGGTAATGAGCGGGCTGATGTTGGTGGAGAGAGTTCCAGCAAGAGCGCCGAACAATAGTTTGTCTTGACGTACCCAAGTATTGTATGCTGGGTTAATCTCAGACGCGTCACCCTTGGTTATGGTTTTGGGAGGAGAAGTATGAGTACCATCAATAAAATGATACAAATCATACCCAATAAGGAGAGCTTCAACTTGTGACTTCCATGTAAGATATGTGGATGGTGTTAGTTTTTGCACAGAATGAACATTCACAACCACCAGGGGTTTGGAGGGTTCGCTGGAACTTGGGATGGTGCTACTGCTATTAGTAGTATTCATGGTGAGGAATACAGAAAAAAAAATTGAGGAGAGGAGGATCAAGAGGCTCCTGATACCATGACAAGTATAGGAGATATATGGGAGAAGTATATACATTTGTATTAGCTTTACAtatatttatacacagcacattATACCGATAGAATTACAAAGCCTATAACTTAGGAACTGATATTTACGAAACTCTATAACAGACTAACCAATATAGCTATCACATAAGAGATAACTACTGCACTCATATATCTTTATCACTCTCTCGACCCGAAGGCAGAAATAACTTCATTTTCCATCAGAATGCTGTCTGAGATCTGACGACCTTGAATGAAAGCTGATTGTTTATTTGAAACCAAATAATCCATCTGAGGTTTAAGTCTCTGGTCTAAGACTTTAGTTAGCAACTTCATGGATGCGTTCATTGGACTTATTGGTCTTATATCCGAAGGCTTTGACATATTAGAAACTTTGGAATGAGGGTGATCTAAGATGCATCCATACCCTTAGGAATTGTACCATTGGAGCAGAACTCTGCAAAGAAGGACATAACATCACCTTTAATAGTGTTCCACAATTTTTTAAGTACACCTACGTTCATTCCATCGAGACCAGGGGCTTTAGTAGACTCTGCAGACCACAACGTCTTTTCCACCTCCTTAATGTTAAAATTACTTGCCATCTCAAGACTATCCTGATAAGACTAGTGCTAAGGAACATGGTAAAAACTGAGCACCAGCACACAGAGGATTAATTCTCACAGTTAGTTATAAAAATAACTACCTGGATCTCCAGCTCACGTGACAGACAGGTTATCAAGATAGTCAATCAAATATAAATATAGAATAGAGAAAACAAGCTGAAGTTAGTTAGTCAAGATGTCTCTCTCAATCTCTCAGAAACTCTCGATCTCTCTCTGCTTTCTCTCTCATATATAGTAGTCATCTCTTTCACGAGATCTAATGTTCTAAGATCTTGTAATTAGTAAGTAGTAAACAGTGATGTTTAAGTGTTTGTTTTCAGTATGTAAACGATTGAATCAGATGTTGAAATACGAAGTACGTACTCTGGTGTTTATTCAAGTCAATTGAGTAATCAGAAAGCTTTGTTGATGAATTCTAAGTTGGTATCAGAACGCCGAGTTACGATTCTGTAATGAGTAAGTGTTTTTGTTTGTGATTCCGTTGCGATTATGCTCATTTCTTGAAGTATTGATTACAGATTGTTATCTGCACATTTTTCGTTGATTTTGATTACGGAGTGCTATATCTGTATATTAGTTGTTTGTTATCGATAATTTCTTGTTGATGATATTTGAGATTGTTGATAATCTGATTGGACAGTAGTTGGTCAATCTTTCTAAATTCTTGTTAATCTCAACAATTGTTCTTGATTGAGATTCTGATCGTTATAACGATAAAGCCGTGCTTGTCAAAAAAAAATTGAAGATCATTCTGGTTGTTTTTTATTAAAATTACTAGTTAGAAATGGCAGATGCACAAAATActgaatttgagttagatccttctCAAAATTCTAGTTctcctttttatcttcatccttCGGATAAAGCTGGTATGAAGCTTGTTTCCATGAAGTTTGATGGAAATGGATTTGCTGATTGGAAACAATCAATGTTGATTAGTTTATCTGCTAAGAATAAAACAGGTTTTGTTGATGGTTCTATAACAAAACCTGTTACAACTGGTTCCACTTTGAGAGCCTGGGAAATGTGCAATTCTATGATGATATCTTGGATGTTGGGAGTCTTAGATCAGAACATTGCTAGGAGTGTACTGTATTTCAAGACAGTAAGATAAATATGGTTGAATTTAGAAGAGAGATATGGGCAAGTTTCAGGAACAATGTTGTTCTCTTTGCAACAATCTTTGTTTGAAATTAGGCAAGGCTCTGAGAACATATCAGGATACTATACTAAAATGAAGATGCTCTGGGATCAGTTGGACTCTCTGGATCCTCTACCAATCTGTGGATGTACAAATTGTACATGTGAAATCAACAAGAAGTTGGTGAAATCTCAAGAGGACAGGAGATTAGTGGAATTTCTGATGAAACTGAATGAAGGGTTTGAAATGATAAGATGAAACATTTTAGTTATGAGTCCATTACCTTCAATTTCTCAAGCTTACAGGTTACTCTTACAGGAAGAAAGTCACAAGAGACTGTATCAGAATGCTAATAGTTCTCAAGCTAATTCTGAGGATACAATGGCTTTTGGTGCTAGAAGAAACTTTCAAGATAGGTTTAAGTCACAGAATATTCAGAATAGTAACTTTGGAGACACAAGAAGAACAAATTCTTTTTTCTGTGATCATTGTAAAATGACAGGTCATACCATGCAGATGTGTTACAAGCTACATGGATATCCACCTAATGGAAGAAATGATAAGAGACAGGCAGCTGCTGTTCAACTTTCTGATGAAGAACCACATAAAGACTCACCTGATAATGTTTCATTCGCAGCTGCACAATATTAGCAAATTCTTAAATTGATTGGAAAAGAAAAATTTATGGATGATGACTCAGATGGAAGAAAATCAGCTAATATGGCAGGTAAATTTTGCTTTGTCTCATCTTCTGGAACTAATTGGATAGTAGACAGTGGAGCTACAGATCACATGTGTTGTGATCTCTCTCTTTTTAAATCTCATGAGAAAATACATGGAGCAGATAGTTTTATTACCATTGCAAATGGTAAACAAGTCAGAATTGATAAAAGTGGAGTTGTGGAATTGAATCATGATATAGTTTTAAAGGATGTACTCTATGTTccagaaatcaaatttaatttGGTTTCTATACCAAAAAATTGCAGAGATATGAGTTGCACTGTTACATTCACTAATAGTGATTGTGTCTTACAGGGCCCTTCAATGAGGCCACAACTTCTTGGTAGTTTCAAGAATGGACTTTATTATCTAGAAGATGACAAATGTCATGGCTCCAGCACTTCTGCAGTTCTCCCTTCAATCTCAGCTCCAATTTCAGTCTGCAAAGCTTCTTTTTCTTCTCATGACAACATTgttaataaaacaaaactatagCACCTCAGACTTGGGCACATGCCAATATCCTTGCTTCATCATGTTGGAAATATATTTTCTCAAGAATCATGTGGTCTGGATGGTATCTGTCAAATTTGTCCATTGTCTAGACAAACTAGAAATTCCTTTCCTACtagtgttagtaaaagtactATTGCTTTTCAGCTGATTCATGTAAACACATGGGGTCCTAATAGATTTAGTGATCATAATGGATGTAAATACTTTATGACAGTTGTGGATGATTTTACAAGGATGACATGGGTATTCTTAATGAAGTTCAAATCTGAGATTATGATTTTACTACAGAATTTCATTGCTTATATCAAGAAGCAGTTTAAGCAAGATGTTCAAATTATCAGAACTGATAATGCTATGGAACTATGTGAAGgggaattaaaatccttttatcATAAACAGGGTATTGTACATCAGAGAACTTGTGTTTacactccacaacagaatggtgttgtGGAGAGGAAACACAGACATTTATTAGAAACATCAAGAGCTTTATTTTTTCAATCAAAGCTACCACAACAGTTCTAGGGAGAGTGTGTACTTTGTGCAGCTCACCTGATCAATAGAATGCCACTAAAAGCACTTAACTTTGTAAGTCCTTATGAGAGATTGTTTAATGAACCACCAAATCTTGATTACTTGAGGGTTTTTGGATGTTTGTGCTTTGTTTGTACACCAAAAGCTAGTAGGTCCAAATTTGATGCAAGGGCTCAGCCTCATGCTTTTATTGGCTATCCACCTAATCAGAAAGGCTACAAGGTACTTAACTTGGACACTCTAGTTATATCCGTATCTAGAGATGTTATTTTTCATGAGCAGCACATTCCTTTTCATTTAAAATCTACTGCACCACCACCTGTAATTTTCTTGCCTGTGCAAACaaattattttccttttattcatgATGAACTCCCATCTATTTTCATCCACACAAATTATTTTCATGATTCTTCTTCTCCATCTGATAACATTCCATCTTATTCCCCTAATCCatcttgttagtcccttaacaatatagcaagaattacagaaggggggttgaatggaattctttaacctttttctcgaaataaaaatgttcaactcgaatatagatataagtgttttgattagcacaatgcggaatagaaacttaattgaatcaaaacataagtaattaaaaataagagtctttaaaaactttctggtggatttaaacaattccaccagagatatatattatatatcgagaggattctgtgtgcaagaatgctcacaactgTTTACAAAtcgaactactgagaatacatggaaatgctaatgattctgcttacaaagatttctctatttttgtatCTCAACACACTTATTTTTCTATTTgtacattcttggtttatatattaccaagattacaaagtcaaaaagactgaataaatataaaaactatcagtcttaagctttgctgcttttcgtcctctattacccagttaataagCTTCCatagtagatttgtatacatctcgacggctgtgctcagctttcactgttcgactgctgtttgaattctttatatgatcatccgttggattctatgaacatccgttggatatatgatcatccttcgactttctgaacatccgttgatggcttcattgatcatccgtcgactgctgtattaaacatccgttgatagtcatttgatcatccgtcgatggctttgttaatcatccgttggtagctattttggcacttgacttcatttcacttatgcagaattacaagacatcatttatatataattaatcaacctactctgcatatctagttaaagttaacatgacttataggctactacagaatctatacaaagatgtatacagaactgtgctacaaacttattattacataagctactcactcgatggataattagttaacatccgtcgggactataatgagttatccgtcgggactatcattcttatccgtcgagtgctacattatttcagtaagtaaaatctacttagatgttttgtttatgaaatcatcaagtacacaacatatgcacaacaatctcccccaatttatgtctactggaattgtagccataaattaagagatacttgatgataacaaaatatcctaaacatacagctttaaagataagcagataatactgaaagtgcttcaaataatcaaaatgtaca
Encoded here:
- the LOC141665826 gene encoding uncharacterized protein LOC141665826 gives rise to the protein MADAQNTEFELDPSQNSSSPFYLHPSDKAGMKLVSMKFDGNGFADWKQSMLISLSAKNKTGFVDGSITKPVTTGSTLRAWEMCNSMMISWMLGVLDQNIARSVLQGSENISGYYTKMKMLWDQLDSLDPLPICGCTNCTCEINKKLVKSQEDRRLVEFLMKLNEGLLLQEESHKRLYQNANSSQANSEDTMAFGARRNFQDRFKSQNIQNSNFGDTRRTNSFFCDHCKMTGHTMQMCYKLHGYPPNGRNDKRQAAAVQLSDEEPHKDSPDNVSFAAAQY